A part of Tiliqua scincoides isolate rTilSci1 chromosome 13, rTilSci1.hap2, whole genome shotgun sequence genomic DNA contains:
- the LOC136663715 gene encoding zinc finger protein 850-like isoform X1: MAAAPPGQSLISFAEVAVYFSSAEWALLDQRQRCLHEAVMMDNYESVTFVASLVCNRFGRISPDTLSPQHEIHIEEKLCTCPECGRSFSKSCELMTHQRMHRGEKPYTCSDCGKNFRLRSFLIWHQRTHTAEKPYTCLECGKSFIWNCHLIYHQRTHTGAMPYTCPECGKGFRWRSNLINHQRIHTRKKPYTCKECGKVFSLDSAFSKHQRTHKREKTYTCLECGKSFIWNCHLIYHQRIHTREKPYTCRECGKVFSLDTAFLKHQRTHTREKPYTCLECGKSFSWNSQLLYHQRIHTGEKPYTCRECGKSFRLSFHLKIHQRTHTGEKAYTCPECGKGFRWNSQLIYHQRIHTGEKPYTCQECGKSFRLSLDLKIHQRTHTGEKAYTCPECGKGFHWNSQLIYHQRIHRGEKPYTCQECGKSLSSSSNLKFHLRIHTGERPYTCLECGKSYTSSSALTTHQRTHTEKKPYSCPECGKSFILSSQLKSHQRTHTGEKPYRCLECGKSFILSSQLKCHRRTHTGEKPYTCRECGESFILSSQLKSHQRTHTGENPYTCQECGKSFSCSSALMTHQRTHTGERPYSCLECGKSFILSSHLKYHQRTHTGEKPYTCQECGKSFSCSSTLTTHQRTHTGEKPYTCRECGKSFSCSSALTTHQRTHTGERPYTCLECGKSYVCSRNLKSHQRTHTGEKPYICRECGKSFRCSSTLTTHLRTHTGEKPYTCLECGKSLSHSSALKTHLRTHTGEKPYTCQECGKSFSENVSLRRHLRVHSEGTIHSHC, translated from the exons ATGGCTGCAGCTCctccaggccag agcCTCATTTCATTTGCGGAGGTGgctgtgtatttcagcagtgcagaatgggctctgctggatcagcgCCAACGGTGCCTGCACGAGGCAGTCATGATGGACAACTACGAGAGCGTcacctttgtag CATCTCTGGTTTGCAACCGGTTtggaagaatctctccagacacGCTTTCCCCACAACACGAAATCCACATAGAGGAGAAACTCTGTACATGCccagagtgtggaaggagcttcagtaaAAGCTGTGAATTGATGACCCATCAGAGAATgcacagaggggagaaaccctatacatgctcTGACTGTGGAAAGAACTTCCGTTTGAGAAGTTTTCTAATAtggcaccagagaacccacacagcggagaagccctatacatgtctggagtgtggaaagagcttcatttggAACTGCCATCTAATataccatcagagaacccacacgggcGCGATGCCCTATACATGCCcggagtgtggaaagggcttccGTTGGAGAAGTAATCTAATAAACCATCAGAGAATCCATACAAGGAAGAAGCCCTATACATGCAAGGAGTGTGGAAAGGTTTTCAGTCTGGACAGTGCCTTTTCAAAGCATCAGAGGACACACAAACGGGAGAAGACCTATACatgtctggagtgtggaaagagcttcatttggAACTGCCATCTAATATACCATCAGAGAATCCATACAagggagaagccctatacatgccGGGAGTGTGGAAAGGTTTTCAGTCTCGACACTGCCTTTTTAAAGCATCAGAGGACACACACAcgggagaagccctatacatgtctggagtgtggaaagagcttcagttggaacAGCCAGCTATTATACCATCAAAGaatccatacaggggagaagcctTATACATGccgggagtgtggaaagagtttccgtCTGAGTTTTCATCTTAAGATCCATCAGAGAACACATACAGGGGAGAAAGCCTATACATGCCCGGAGTGTGGGAAGGGCTTCCGTTGGAACAGCCAGCTAATATACCATCAGAGAATccatacaggagagaaaccctatacatgccaggagtgtggaaagagtttccgtCTGAGTCTTGATCTTAAGATTCATCAGAGAACGCATACAGGGGAGAAAGCCTATACATGCCCGGAGTGTGGGAAGGGCTTCCATTGGAACAGCCAGCTAATATACCATCAGAGAATTCAtagaggggagaaaccctatacatgccaggagtgtggaaagagtttaaGTTCTAGCAGCAATCTGAAGTTTCATCTGAGAATCCACACGGGCGAGAGGCCCTatacatgcctggagtgtggaaagagttatACTTCTAGCAGCGCACTTACaacccatcagagaactcacacagagAAAAAGCCCTATTCATGCCCggaatgtggaaagagtttcattctCAGCAGCCAACTGAAAtcccaccagagaacccacacgggggagaagccctatagatgcctggagtgtggaaagagttttatTCTCAGCAGCCAACTGAAATGCCATCGGAGAACCCACACGGGcgagaagccctatacatgccGGGAATGTGGAGAGAGTTTCATTCTCAGCAGCCAACTGAAATCCCATCAGAGAACGCACACGGGCGAGAATCCCTatacgtgccaggagtgtggaaagagtttcagttgTAGCAGCGCACTTATGAcccatcaaagaactcacacaggagaaAGGCCCTATTCATGCctcgagtgtggaaagagtttcattctCAGCAGCCATCTGAAGTACCATCAGAGAACACACACAGGcgagaagccctatacatgccaggagtgtggaaagagtttcagttgTAGTAGCACACTTACaacccatcaaagaacccacacgggcGAGAAGCCCTATACCTgcagggagtgtggaaagagtttcagttgTAGCAGCGCACTTACAACCCATCAGAGAACTCATACAGGAGAAAGGCCCTATACATGCctcgagtgtggaaagagttacGTTTGCAGCCGCAATCTGAAATCCCACCAGAGAACTCACACGGGTGAGAAACCATACATATGccgggagtgtggaaagagtttccgtTGTAGCAGCACACTTACAACCCATCTGAGAACCCACACAGGcgagaagccctatacatgcctggagtgtggaaagagtttaaGTCATAGTAGTGCACTTAAGACCCATCTGAGAACCCATACAGgcgagaaaccctatacatgccaggagtgtggaaaaagcttttcTGAGAATGTTTCTCTTAGAAGGCATCTGAGAGTGCATAGTGAAGGCACTATTCATAGTCACTGTTGA